From the genome of Ectobacillus sp. JY-23, one region includes:
- a CDS encoding TrkH family potassium uptake protein — protein MVKRNKAKWKNKFIHLSPPQILAVGFFCLIVIGGILLKLPMATNQSISWVDAFFTATSAATVTGLGVVDTGTTFTAFGQVIIMLLIQAGGLGFMTLAILIVMVLGKRIGLRQRLLIGEALNQTNIGGLLVLVKRVLYFSLCIEAIGVAFLSIRWIPEFGFVKGLHYSVFHVVAAYNNAGFALWPDNLTRYVGDPIVNLGICSLIITGGIGFTVLIDIWYSRTFSKLSLHSKIMIVGTIILTILSIVTIFVLEYTNPKTLGALNSIEKFWASFFQGITPRTAGFNTIDYGSMREPTLLVTMVLMFIGAGSVSTGGGIKLTTFVILLFSVFAFFKRKEELVLFKRTIKIATVTRALAIAVASQLLIFIVVFLLMITENFTFMQLLFETISAFGTVGLSMGITAGLSAIGKCIIMFVMFCGLIGPLTLVFSLARPDKERIRYPSEDVFTG, from the coding sequence ATGGTAAAGCGAAACAAAGCAAAATGGAAAAATAAATTTATCCATTTAAGTCCACCGCAAATTTTAGCAGTTGGTTTTTTCTGTTTAATTGTAATTGGCGGAATACTACTTAAACTACCGATGGCGACCAATCAATCCATTAGCTGGGTAGACGCGTTTTTCACTGCAACATCAGCTGCAACTGTAACGGGTCTTGGTGTAGTAGATACAGGAACAACATTTACTGCCTTTGGCCAAGTTATCATTATGCTGTTAATTCAAGCCGGTGGGCTTGGATTTATGACGTTGGCTATTTTAATTGTTATGGTGTTAGGAAAACGAATCGGCCTTCGGCAACGGTTGTTAATTGGGGAAGCGTTGAACCAAACAAATATTGGAGGTCTATTGGTTTTAGTAAAACGAGTGCTGTACTTTTCACTTTGTATTGAAGCAATCGGTGTAGCTTTTTTATCGATACGTTGGATTCCGGAGTTTGGATTCGTCAAGGGATTACATTACAGCGTTTTTCATGTAGTGGCAGCATATAATAATGCAGGGTTTGCGCTTTGGCCCGACAATTTAACGAGATATGTTGGTGATCCTATTGTTAACCTTGGTATTTGTTCTTTAATCATTACCGGAGGAATTGGTTTTACCGTTCTGATTGATATATGGTACAGCCGTACGTTCAGTAAACTTTCTTTGCATTCTAAAATTATGATTGTTGGTACAATTATACTTACGATATTGTCAATTGTAACAATTTTTGTGTTGGAGTATACAAACCCAAAAACACTTGGAGCTTTAAATAGTATTGAAAAGTTTTGGGCATCATTCTTTCAAGGTATTACACCGCGTACGGCAGGATTTAATACAATCGATTACGGCAGTATGAGAGAACCCACCTTACTTGTTACAATGGTACTAATGTTTATTGGTGCCGGAAGTGTCTCAACAGGTGGTGGAATTAAGCTAACGACATTTGTGATTTTATTGTTTTCTGTGTTTGCTTTTTTTAAGAGGAAAGAAGAGCTTGTTTTATTTAAGCGTACAATTAAAATAGCAACAGTAACGCGTGCGTTGGCGATTGCAGTTGCGAGTCAACTTTTAATTTTCATTGTTGTATTTTTACTGATGATTACTGAAAACTTTACGTTTATGCAGCTATTGTTTGAAACCATTTCTGCATTTGGAACAGTAGGGTTATCAATGGGAATTACAGCGGGACTATCAGCAATCGGGAAATGTATCATTATGTTCGTTATGTTTTGCGGTCTTATCGGGCCTTTAACATTGGTCTTTTCATTAGCACGTCCTGATAAAGAACGAATTCGTTATCCAAGCGAGGATGTATTTACAGGATAA
- the ilvE gene encoding branched-chain-amino-acid transaminase, with the protein MSEQWIYLNGEFVPKQEAKVSVYDHGYLYGDGIFEGIRVYSGNVFRLKEHLVRLYESAKSILLDIPYSLAEMTEIVAETIRRNHLSEGYIRLVVSRGEGNLGLDPASCLRPNIVVIAEQLALFPAEYYKTGIPIITVATRRNRPDVLSPQVKSLNYLNNILVRIEAKLAGVQEALMLNEQGYVAEGSGDNVFIIKGNRLITPPSSAGALEGITRNAIMEIGAALGYDVREELFTRHDVYVADEVFLTGTAAEVMPVTKVDGRVIGDGVPGVHTNRLLAEFRALVVKDGEKIYADKVS; encoded by the coding sequence GTGAGCGAGCAATGGATTTATTTAAATGGGGAATTCGTGCCAAAACAAGAGGCGAAAGTTTCTGTATATGATCATGGCTATTTGTACGGAGACGGTATTTTTGAAGGCATTCGAGTTTACAGCGGCAACGTGTTTCGATTAAAGGAGCATCTGGTACGTCTGTATGAGTCAGCGAAATCCATTTTGCTTGACATTCCATACTCTTTGGCTGAAATGACAGAAATCGTGGCTGAAACAATTAGACGTAATCATCTTTCTGAAGGCTACATTCGGTTAGTTGTATCAAGAGGAGAAGGTAACCTTGGATTAGACCCGGCATCTTGTTTAAGACCAAATATTGTTGTAATTGCTGAACAACTAGCATTGTTTCCGGCTGAATATTATAAAACGGGAATTCCAATTATTACTGTAGCAACAAGGCGTAATCGACCGGACGTATTAAGCCCGCAAGTAAAGTCACTCAATTACTTAAACAATATTTTGGTGCGCATTGAAGCGAAGCTCGCTGGTGTGCAAGAAGCACTTATGCTGAATGAACAAGGGTACGTAGCGGAAGGATCTGGCGATAACGTGTTTATTATAAAAGGGAATAGACTCATTACACCACCTAGCTCTGCAGGAGCGCTAGAAGGCATTACACGAAATGCCATTATGGAAATCGGTGCTGCCCTTGGTTATGACGTCAGGGAAGAATTATTTACACGTCATGATGTATATGTAGCTGATGAGGTCTTTTTAACTGGTACTGCGGCGGAAGTGATGCCGGTAACAAAGGTAGATGGCAGAGTCATTGGAGATGGTGTACCAGGTGTACATACTAATCGACTTCTTGCTGAATTTAGAGCACTTGTGGTAAAAGACGGAGAAAAAATTTATGCCGATAAAGTGAGTTGA
- the ilvN gene encoding acetolactate synthase small subunit has protein sequence MKRIVTATVRNQSGVLNRITGVMSRRQYNIESISVGHTEYPHMSRMTIVVHVDSITQIQQLIKHLHKQIDVLKVSDITDEAMIARELALIKVSTAIASRAEIYSLIEPFRATVIDVGKDSIIVQVTGTQDKVEALIELLRPYGLKEVARTGVTAFTRSTKKQEKQIMLLN, from the coding sequence ATGAAGCGCATCGTAACTGCAACTGTACGCAATCAAAGCGGGGTGTTAAATCGAATCACAGGAGTGATGTCACGCCGGCAATATAATATTGAAAGCATTTCTGTTGGTCATACGGAATATCCTCATATGTCACGCATGACGATTGTTGTACATGTGGACAGTATCACCCAGATTCAACAGCTCATCAAGCATTTGCATAAGCAAATCGATGTACTAAAGGTATCTGATATCACAGATGAAGCGATGATCGCAAGAGAATTGGCACTCATCAAGGTATCAACAGCAATAGCTTCAAGAGCCGAGATTTATAGCTTAATTGAACCGTTTCGAGCGACTGTTATTGATGTTGGTAAGGACTCCATTATCGTGCAAGTAACGGGTACGCAAGATAAGGTAGAGGCGCTTATAGAACTCTTGCGTCCATACGGACTAAAAGAAGTAGCGCGCACAGGTGTAACAGCTTTTACGCGCAGTACAAAAAAGCAAGAAAAGCAAATTATGCTTTTAAATTAA
- the ytfJ gene encoding GerW family sporulation protein: protein MQHPIEDLMKTAMHNLKEMVDVNTILGKPVSTKDGSVILTVSKVAFGFGAGGSDFGSTSRKVSRPHNGHRAPEKPEHEDAYPFGGGSGAGVSIDPVAFLVVGAKGVQVMHLHSNTHLIEKAMDAAPQALQSVQSMINKQ, encoded by the coding sequence ATGCAACATCCTATTGAGGATTTAATGAAAACGGCTATGCATAACTTAAAAGAAATGGTTGATGTGAATACCATACTTGGTAAGCCTGTTTCTACAAAGGACGGTAGTGTGATCTTAACGGTATCTAAAGTTGCATTCGGTTTTGGTGCGGGTGGCAGTGACTTCGGCTCCACGTCTAGGAAGGTAAGTCGCCCACATAACGGTCATCGCGCACCTGAAAAGCCAGAACATGAAGATGCTTATCCGTTTGGTGGGGGAAGCGGTGCTGGTGTTTCCATTGACCCTGTTGCGTTTTTAGTAGTAGGCGCAAAGGGTGTACAAGTGATGCACTTGCACAGCAACACCCACTTGATTGAAAAAGCGATGGATGCAGCACCGCAAGCTCTGCAATCCGTACAAAGTATGATAAATAAACAATAA
- a CDS encoding YetF domain-containing protein, translating to MWTPLIYTTEVVTQKSRRLRIFLRGNLCLLSKIENSIGKSSKNHLHIDQLMQLLQAKDIFSLQEVEHAVLEKDGTVSVLRNAAYDSVIKQDLKLPQQDVLLPIILVSDEQIRQDTLKENGLLHGCIEEYRRIKTLN from the coding sequence GTGTGGACTCCTCTTATTTATACAACTGAAGTAGTTACACAAAAATCAAGAAGACTCAGAATTTTTTTGAGAGGCAACCTTTGCTTATTGTCCAAAATAGAAAACTCGATCGGAAAAAGCTCAAAAAATCATTTGCATATAGATCAGCTCATGCAATTGTTGCAAGCAAAAGATATTTTCTCTTTACAAGAGGTAGAGCACGCTGTTTTAGAAAAAGACGGAACGGTAAGTGTATTACGAAATGCTGCATACGATTCAGTCATAAAACAGGACTTGAAGTTACCACAACAAGACGTTCTGCTACCTATCATTTTAGTCAGCGATGAACAAATTCGGCAAGATACGCTTAAGGAAAACGGCTTACTACATGGCTGCATCGAAGAATACAGGAGGATAAAGACATTGAATTAG
- the ilvD gene encoding dihydroxy-acid dehydratase → MRSNMIKKGIDRAPHRSLLYAAGVKEEDFDKPFIAICNSYIDIVPGHIHLRELADVAKAAIRAAGGVPFEFNTIGVDDGIAMGHIGMRYSLPSREIIADAAETVINAHWFDGVFYMPNCDKITPGMLMAAVRTNVPGVFVSGGPMEAGVSKDGKPLNLVSMFEGVGAVKAGKLSVEDLIAMEQAACPTCGSCSGMFTANSMNTIMEMLGVALPGNGTMVATSKERHELIYKAAFHLMDLIKEDIKPRDIITKEAIDDAFALDMAMGGSTNTVLHMLAIANEAGIEYDLGRINEVANRVPYLAKISPASDYSMHDVHLAGGVSSIIKELARIPGAIHHERITITGKTLLDNVQDAEIINTDVIRRKENPYSTTGGLAILFGNIAPDGGVVKVGAVDPSIETFTGEAICFDSHDEAVAAIHSGIVREGHVVVIRYEGPKGGPGMPEMLAPTSAIVGRGLGKKVALITDGRFSGATRGIAIGHISPEAADGGPIAYVEDGDIITIHLRNNRIHWDITKEELERRQKSKSLPESKVKSGYLARYAKLVTSANTGGILKV, encoded by the coding sequence TTGCGAAGCAATATGATTAAAAAAGGAATTGACCGTGCCCCGCATCGTAGTTTGTTATATGCGGCGGGTGTAAAAGAAGAGGATTTTGACAAACCATTTATTGCAATCTGTAATTCATATATTGATATCGTACCGGGGCATATTCATCTCCGCGAGCTAGCTGATGTAGCAAAAGCGGCCATTCGTGCAGCTGGTGGCGTACCGTTTGAGTTTAACACCATAGGTGTAGACGATGGGATTGCGATGGGGCATATAGGTATGCGATATTCGCTCCCAAGTCGTGAAATTATAGCCGACGCAGCTGAAACGGTCATTAACGCACACTGGTTTGACGGCGTATTTTATATGCCAAACTGCGATAAGATTACGCCTGGTATGCTAATGGCTGCAGTTCGTACGAATGTACCGGGTGTATTTGTATCAGGCGGACCGATGGAAGCCGGGGTATCTAAAGACGGAAAGCCGCTCAATTTAGTGTCTATGTTTGAAGGGGTGGGTGCCGTAAAGGCAGGGAAGCTTAGTGTAGAAGACTTAATTGCTATGGAACAAGCAGCATGTCCAACTTGTGGATCATGTTCTGGCATGTTCACCGCAAACTCAATGAATACGATTATGGAAATGCTGGGTGTGGCGCTTCCTGGAAACGGTACGATGGTTGCGACGAGCAAAGAACGTCATGAACTGATTTATAAAGCTGCCTTTCATCTCATGGACTTAATTAAGGAAGATATTAAGCCAAGAGATATCATTACAAAAGAAGCGATTGATGATGCATTTGCACTTGATATGGCGATGGGGGGATCAACAAATACAGTGCTTCACATGCTGGCGATTGCGAATGAAGCTGGCATAGAATACGATCTTGGCCGCATTAACGAAGTCGCAAATCGCGTTCCGTATTTAGCAAAAATTAGTCCTGCTTCCGACTATTCTATGCACGATGTACATTTGGCGGGTGGTGTGTCTTCTATTATCAAAGAGCTTGCCCGTATTCCAGGGGCTATTCATCATGAACGGATTACAATTACGGGAAAAACGCTTCTTGACAATGTGCAAGACGCGGAAATTATAAATACTGATGTTATTCGCAGAAAGGAGAATCCTTATAGTACAACTGGTGGCCTAGCAATTCTTTTTGGTAATATCGCACCTGATGGTGGTGTTGTTAAGGTCGGGGCAGTTGATCCTTCCATTGAAACATTTACCGGTGAAGCAATTTGTTTTGACTCACATGATGAAGCAGTGGCTGCAATACATAGTGGCATTGTAAGAGAGGGACATGTGGTTGTCATTCGTTATGAAGGTCCTAAAGGTGGACCTGGCATGCCAGAAATGCTAGCACCAACATCAGCCATTGTAGGCCGTGGTCTTGGCAAAAAGGTAGCCCTCATTACAGATGGACGCTTCTCTGGTGCAACACGCGGTATTGCAATTGGACATATTTCACCTGAAGCAGCCGATGGTGGTCCCATTGCTTATGTGGAAGATGGAGATATTATCACAATTCATCTTCGCAACAATCGGATTCACTGGGATATTACAAAGGAAGAGCTAGAAAGAAGACAGAAAAGCAAGAGTTTACCAGAGTCAAAGGTAAAGAGTGGTTATTTAGCTCGTTATGCGAAACTTGTAACATCTGCAAATACAGGAGGAATTTTAAAGGTGTAA
- a CDS encoding imidazole glycerol phosphate synthase — protein sequence MADRDYERLRDHTDEEYAAEVAPARIKHTAAEPTSGGAIFGFIALALGILSFFTFPVFFGIAAVLIGLYAASKGARTTGRIAIILGAVAAVMALVFRVAVLSFLLSLF from the coding sequence ATGGCAGACAGAGATTATGAACGCTTGCGCGATCACACAGATGAAGAGTATGCTGCTGAAGTTGCTCCTGCTCGCATCAAACATACCGCTGCTGAACCAACATCCGGAGGCGCCATTTTTGGCTTTATCGCTTTAGCCCTTGGGATTTTATCCTTCTTCACATTTCCGGTTTTCTTCGGAATTGCCGCTGTATTAATCGGTTTATACGCTGCAAGTAAAGGCGCACGCACAACAGGGCGCATCGCTATTATTTTAGGTGCTGTAGCAGCCGTAATGGCGCTTGTTTTCCGCGTAGCTGTGCTAAGCTTCTTGCTCTCACTATTTTAA
- a CDS encoding phosphoribosyl-ATP pyrophosphatase, with protein MINVKKFAAGLVLLATGIIVYILREKMHLLPDKNQYV; from the coding sequence ATGATTAATGTGAAAAAATTTGCTGCAGGTTTAGTGTTGCTGGCAACGGGAATTATTGTGTATATTTTAAGAGAAAAAATGCACCTGTTACCCGATAAAAATCAATATGTGTAA
- the ilvB gene encoding acetolactate synthase large subunit — translation MSWQTQEKKATGAALLLEALQREGTEIIFGYPGGAVLPLYDALYDCDIPHILTRHEQGAIHAAEGYARITGKPGVVIATSGPGATNVITGLADAMMDSLPLVVFTGQVATTVIGTDAFQEADVIGLTMPVTKHNYQVRHVSDLPRIVKEAFHIASTGRPGPVVIDLPKNMIVETGDVTDIAEMDLPGYQPNYEPNRLQIAKLLTAIEEAEKPVILAGAGVLHAKASQELITFARMYQLPVVHTLLGLGAFPADDPLFLGMGGMHGSYTANMALYECDLLINIGARFDDRLTGNLQHFAKYATVAHIDIDPAEIGKNVPTAIPIVASAKRALHVILEKSGKKLNHMEWLVELQKRKERYPFSYKKNNEAIQPQYAMELLYEVTGGNAIITTDVGQHQMWAAQYYGLQAPDRWVTSGGLGTMGFGFPAAIGAQFAKPDELVIAVVGDAGFQMTLQELSVLKEHDLPVKIFIVNNEALGMVRQWQESFYAKRYSHSLLHCQPDFVALAAAYGIKGVRIENPETAKEELAAAIAYDGPVVIDCRVVQSEKVLPMIAPGKGVHEMEGVE, via the coding sequence ATGTCTTGGCAAACGCAAGAAAAGAAGGCGACAGGGGCAGCGCTTTTGTTGGAGGCGTTACAGCGAGAAGGGACAGAAATTATCTTTGGATATCCAGGCGGTGCGGTATTGCCGTTATATGATGCGCTTTATGATTGTGATATTCCTCATATCTTAACGAGACATGAGCAAGGTGCAATTCACGCTGCGGAAGGATATGCTCGTATTACAGGTAAACCAGGTGTTGTCATCGCAACAAGCGGTCCTGGTGCAACTAATGTGATTACAGGACTTGCAGATGCGATGATGGATTCATTGCCGCTTGTTGTATTTACAGGGCAGGTTGCAACAACTGTAATTGGAACAGATGCCTTTCAAGAAGCTGATGTAATCGGTCTTACCATGCCAGTAACTAAGCATAATTATCAAGTGCGTCATGTGTCGGATCTGCCGCGCATTGTAAAGGAAGCTTTTCATATTGCTTCTACAGGTAGACCAGGGCCTGTTGTAATTGATTTACCAAAGAACATGATTGTAGAAACCGGGGATGTTACGGATATAGCTGAAATGGATTTGCCTGGCTATCAGCCAAATTATGAACCGAATCGCCTGCAAATTGCAAAGCTTCTCACCGCAATAGAGGAGGCGGAAAAGCCCGTTATTCTAGCAGGAGCAGGGGTACTGCATGCGAAAGCCTCACAGGAGCTCATTACCTTCGCGCGTATGTATCAACTGCCGGTCGTTCATACCTTACTTGGTCTGGGAGCGTTCCCTGCTGATGATCCCTTATTTCTCGGGATGGGCGGTATGCATGGCTCCTATACAGCTAATATGGCACTGTATGAGTGTGATTTGCTCATTAATATTGGGGCGCGATTTGATGACAGGTTGACAGGAAATTTACAGCATTTTGCTAAGTATGCAACGGTGGCACATATTGATATTGATCCTGCTGAAATTGGGAAGAACGTTCCCACAGCAATTCCTATTGTTGCCTCTGCAAAGCGTGCATTGCATGTCATTTTAGAGAAAAGCGGCAAAAAGTTAAATCATATGGAGTGGCTTGTAGAGTTGCAAAAAAGAAAGGAAAGATATCCGTTTTCCTATAAGAAAAACAATGAAGCTATTCAGCCGCAATATGCAATGGAACTACTTTATGAAGTAACTGGTGGCAATGCCATCATTACAACAGATGTAGGACAGCATCAAATGTGGGCCGCGCAATATTACGGCTTACAGGCGCCGGACCGGTGGGTTACTTCAGGCGGACTCGGTACGATGGGATTTGGCTTCCCAGCAGCAATCGGCGCGCAATTCGCAAAGCCGGATGAGCTGGTTATCGCTGTTGTTGGTGATGCGGGATTTCAAATGACCTTGCAGGAGCTTAGTGTTTTGAAAGAACACGACTTGCCAGTAAAGATATTTATTGTCAACAATGAAGCGCTCGGTATGGTAAGGCAGTGGCAGGAGTCATTCTATGCAAAACGCTACTCACACTCGTTGCTTCACTGTCAACCTGATTTTGTTGCACTTGCCGCAGCGTACGGTATAAAGGGGGTTCGTATCGAAAATCCGGAAACAGCAAAAGAGGAATTGGCCGCAGCCATCGCATATGATGGACCAGTTGTGATTGATTGTCGTGTGGTACAGTCTGAGAAGGTGTTGCCTATGATTGCACCGGGAAAAGGTGTGCATGAAATGGAGGGGGTGGAGTGA
- the fabL gene encoding enoyl-[acyl-carrier-protein] reductase FabL, with translation MKTALITGGTRGIGKAIARRFAKEGYHLILNYMRKKSDAEQTKAEIEEEFGVKVLLVKANVKEMEQIQHLFAEVREQFGHLDVFVSNAASGVLRPVMEIEESHWQWTMDINAKAYLFASQEAAKLMQKGGAIVALSSLGSIRALPNYVTVGVSKASVEAITRYLAAEFAAKGIVVNAVSGGAVDTEALKHFPNREELLEAAAARNPAGRLVEPEDLAEAVYFLCTPAASMIRGQTIIVDGGLSLLC, from the coding sequence GTGAAAACAGCACTAATTACAGGTGGAACAAGGGGAATTGGAAAGGCGATTGCGCGTCGATTTGCAAAGGAAGGTTATCATCTTATTTTAAATTACATGCGTAAAAAGAGCGATGCAGAACAAACCAAAGCTGAAATTGAAGAAGAGTTTGGGGTAAAGGTATTGCTTGTGAAAGCAAATGTGAAAGAAATGGAACAAATTCAACATTTATTTGCAGAGGTGCGGGAGCAATTTGGTCATTTAGATGTGTTTGTAAGCAATGCGGCATCAGGAGTTTTGCGTCCTGTCATGGAAATTGAAGAAAGTCATTGGCAATGGACTATGGATATTAATGCGAAAGCGTACTTATTTGCGTCGCAAGAAGCAGCCAAGCTCATGCAAAAAGGTGGTGCAATTGTTGCATTATCGAGTCTTGGTTCTATTCGAGCTTTGCCGAACTACGTCACAGTAGGGGTATCAAAAGCAAGTGTGGAGGCCATTACACGTTATTTGGCTGCAGAATTTGCGGCAAAAGGAATTGTTGTTAATGCAGTGTCAGGTGGTGCAGTTGATACAGAGGCACTTAAGCACTTTCCAAACCGTGAAGAACTACTAGAAGCAGCTGCGGCACGTAATCCAGCTGGACGTCTTGTTGAGCCAGAAGATTTGGCGGAAGCGGTATACTTTTTATGCACGCCTGCTGCGAGTATGATTCGTGGTCAAACCATTATTGTGGATGGAGGTCTATCATTGCTTTGCTAA
- a CDS encoding C39 family peptidase, translated as MLQIVKNHKKKVLLSLPVLAAISYYGWKKRYAPAVLIRAPHIEQNPELPRGCEVTSLAMLLCHAGIDVDKMELAANINKVAFEEHNLHGNMQEGFVGDMYSFSRPGLGVYIEPIYKLAFSYLHTVNNLTGGNPEDLYRKLDQGVPVWTIVNDTFAPLPAERFETWFTNEGPMHVTYAMHSVLLTGYSRQYVYVNDPLYHMPNRRIKRSDFEQTWIQMGRQALSYQKPEARKNTTHKVDAYVAH; from the coding sequence TTGTTACAAATTGTAAAAAATCACAAAAAGAAAGTACTGCTTTCACTTCCTGTTTTAGCCGCTATTTCTTATTATGGTTGGAAGAAAAGATACGCTCCTGCTGTATTAATCCGTGCCCCTCACATTGAGCAAAACCCCGAACTACCGCGCGGGTGTGAAGTGACAAGTCTTGCAATGCTACTTTGTCACGCCGGCATTGACGTGGATAAAATGGAATTAGCTGCCAATATCAACAAAGTTGCTTTTGAAGAACATAACTTGCACGGTAACATGCAAGAGGGGTTTGTGGGAGATATGTATTCCTTCAGTAGACCCGGACTTGGCGTATATATAGAGCCTATTTATAAACTTGCTTTTTCTTACTTACATACTGTGAACAACTTAACTGGGGGTAATCCCGAAGACCTATACCGCAAACTCGACCAAGGCGTTCCCGTATGGACAATTGTCAATGATACATTCGCTCCTCTTCCGGCTGAACGATTTGAAACTTGGTTTACAAATGAAGGACCTATGCATGTCACGTATGCCATGCATAGTGTCTTACTTACCGGCTATTCGCGTCAATATGTATATGTGAATGATCCACTTTATCACATGCCGAATAGACGTATCAAACGTTCTGATTTTGAACAAACATGGATTCAAATGGGGCGCCAAGCTTTGAGTTATCAAAAACCAGAAGCACGAAAAAATACAACTCATAAAGTTGATGCTTATGTTGCGCATTGA
- the ilvC gene encoding ketol-acid reductoisomerase — protein sequence MAKVYYKDAVKENVLAGKKIAIIGYGSQGHAHAQNLRDNGFDVEVGLRLGKSWDQAQADGFTVKSVSEAAKTADVIMILLPDERQPEVYEVEVEPYLEAGNALVFAHGFNVHFKQITPPQDVDVFLVAPKGPGHLVRRTFTEGAAVPALFAVHQDATGTAREKALSYADGIGSTRAGVLETTFQEETETDLFGEQAVLCGGATALVKAGFETLVEAGYQPELAYFECLHELKLIVDLMYEGGLENMRYSVSDTAQWGDFVSGPRIVTDETKQAMKKVLGEIQDGTFAKGWIAEHKAGRPVYNAINEAENNHQIEKVGRELRAMMPFVKPRVKVEV from the coding sequence ATGGCAAAGGTATATTACAAAGATGCAGTAAAGGAAAACGTTTTAGCGGGTAAGAAAATCGCGATTATCGGATACGGATCACAAGGTCATGCGCATGCCCAAAACTTGCGTGATAACGGTTTTGATGTTGAGGTTGGGTTGCGTTTAGGTAAATCCTGGGATCAGGCTCAGGCGGATGGGTTTACCGTTAAGTCAGTAAGTGAAGCTGCAAAGACGGCAGATGTAATCATGATTCTTTTACCGGACGAGAGACAGCCTGAAGTGTACGAAGTAGAAGTTGAGCCATACTTGGAGGCAGGTAATGCTCTTGTGTTTGCACATGGTTTTAACGTTCATTTTAAACAAATTACACCGCCTCAAGATGTGGATGTGTTCTTAGTGGCGCCAAAAGGACCGGGTCATTTAGTGAGACGTACTTTTACAGAAGGTGCTGCAGTACCGGCCTTGTTCGCTGTACATCAGGATGCAACGGGAACGGCACGAGAAAAAGCTTTGTCCTATGCAGACGGTATTGGTTCAACAAGAGCTGGTGTGCTTGAGACAACGTTTCAGGAAGAAACAGAAACGGATTTGTTTGGTGAGCAAGCAGTACTCTGCGGGGGTGCAACGGCTCTGGTGAAAGCGGGCTTTGAAACATTGGTGGAAGCGGGGTATCAACCGGAGCTTGCGTATTTCGAGTGCTTGCATGAGCTCAAATTGATTGTCGATTTGATGTATGAGGGGGGGCTTGAGAACATGCGTTATTCTGTTTCTGATACAGCACAGTGGGGGGATTTTGTATCAGGACCACGCATTGTTACTGATGAAACTAAGCAGGCGATGAAGAAGGTTCTTGGGGAAATTCAGGATGGCACATTTGCGAAAGGTTGGATTGCAGAGCATAAAGCGGGTCGTCCAGTTTACAACGCCATCAACGAAGCAGAAAATAATCATCAAATTGAAAAAGTAGGACGCGAGCTTCGGGCTATGATGCCATTTGTAAAGCCTCGTGTAAAAGTGGAGGTCTAA
- a CDS encoding DUF3911 family protein yields MATLQIKGTRQEVMEMLQLFDFMNEQGMCKLEEMAKLSADELAFTASINVQSQNEWNDALVSRMLTGVYND; encoded by the coding sequence ATGGCTACATTACAAATCAAAGGAACGCGTCAAGAAGTAATGGAAATGTTACAATTGTTTGACTTTATGAACGAGCAGGGTATGTGTAAATTGGAGGAAATGGCGAAACTAAGTGCAGATGAATTAGCCTTCACAGCTTCAATTAATGTACAGTCGCAAAATGAGTGGAATGATGCACTTGTAAGTCGCATGCTTACCGGGGTATATAACGATTAA
- a CDS encoding imidazoleglycerol-phosphate dehydratase, translated as MTSKNGSKGSGNQGAPKNGAYQMEFGSELSGNDNKGKEYRSHKGSKSKQKHED; from the coding sequence ATGACAAGCAAAAACGGTAGCAAAGGAAGCGGCAATCAAGGTGCGCCGAAAAACGGGGCGTATCAAATGGAATTCGGCTCCGAGCTAAGTGGAAACGATAATAAAGGCAAGGAGTATCGTTCTCATAAAGGAAGCAAATCTAAACAAAAGCACGAAGATTGA